The nucleotide sequence TCAGGGTACTGTAGAGTGCCTGGAGAGGAGAGGCACTACAGCACTGACTCTCTAGTGGGTACCAGACTGTGTTTTTACTAGATTTTAGAACGGCCCCAAACTGCCATTGACATGACATGGAGTCCATGCCCATTCACAGGTAGCCTAAATCATTTTGCTACATGGTCACATGTTAAAATGTTGGATagtctctgtttagggacaaggAAGGCCCCAGTCAATCAATGCAGACATCCAAATGGACCATAATTTACAAAAGTTTCAAAAGGCAAGGGTTTCAGTAAACACATACAAactcatacagacacacacactcacatacatggAATTAAAGTCTGCCATTTGAGAGTGTATGCTAAAAACCAAAGACGAAATCAGAGGTATGAAAATCTGACGACTGAACTAAGACAATGGCCAGCTCTCAAAGCTGCTCTATTGATTCCGTGAATGATTCTAACACTGGCCATGTaaacattcactcactcactcactctctctcacacacacacacacacacacacacacacacacacacacacacacacacacacacacacacacacacacacacacacacacacacacacacacacacacacacacacacacacacacacacacacacacacacacacacacacacacacacacacacctgtgcgtCCAGCCTCTGGTCTGAGAGCCTCTTTTCCCTCCTCCCACTGCAGAAGCTGGAGAGCCTGTGGATAACTTTTTGTTTAGCTCTAGTGGAGACTTTTGAGATGGGAAAAAAATCGGAGTAATAGCTAACTGTTACAGAAAATAAAAACTTAAAAGGATAATATGGGTAAATTACGTGTTTTGAAATAAATTAACAAATAAAACAAGGATAAACATCTTTGCTGTCTCAGTTTGGTTTGTTGCTTTTGAAAGGATGGAATCTTCTATGGGCAAACACAAAAATATATCCCAAAGCATGGTGCACACATCCTATCAGTGGAGGCCCctcagaggaagaaggggaggaccatcctcaaaTCAAAGTTAATTTCATAAaaagaataatagtgaaacattaaaaaagttatccttttcaaaaaaactatataaaataaactatatatacaaaagtatgtggataccccttcaaattagtgtatttggctatttcatgctgacaggtgtataaaatcatgcacacagccatgcaatctccatagacaaacattggcagtagaatggccttactgaagagctcagtgactttcaacatggcactgtcgtaggatgccacctttccaacaaatcagtttatcacatttctgccctgctagagctgccccggtcaactgtaagtgctgttattgtgaagtggaaacatctaggaacaacaacggctcagccgagaacgagctcacagaacggggccggcgagtgctgaagtgcgtaaaaatcgtctgttctcatttgcaacactcactaccaagttccaaactgcctctggaagcaacgtcagcacaagaactgttcgttgggagcttcatgaaatgtgtttccatggacgagcagccgcacacaagcctaagatcactatgcgcaataccaagcgtcgactggagtggtgtaaagctcaccgctattggactctggagcagtggaaatgcgttctctagagtgatgaatcacgcttcacaatctggcagtccgacagatgaatcttggtttggcggatgccaggagaactctaccggccccaatgcatagtgccaactgtaaggtttggtggaggaggaatctggggctgtttttcatgcttcgggctaggccccttagttccagtgaagggaaatcttaacgctacagcatacaatgacattctgtgcttccaacttcgtggcaacagtttggggaaggcccgttcctgttccagcatgacaatgcccccgtgcacaaagcgaggtccatacagaaatggtttgtccagattggtgtggaagaacttgaccggcctgaacagagccctgatctcaaccccatcaaacatctttgggatgaattggagcgCCGACTGCAAGCCCGGCCTAATTGccgaacatcagtgcccgacctcactaatgctcttgttgctgaatggaagcaagtccctgcagcaatgttccaacatctagtgcaaatccttcccagaagagtggaagctgttatagcagcaaagggggaccaactccatattattgaccatgattttggaatgagatgttcgatgaggaggtgtccacatacttttggtcatgtagtatatattcacgtcaccaaataattgattaaaacacactgttttgtaatgaaggtctacagtagcctcagcagcactctgtatgacagcaccatggtgtagccgaaaGAGAGATAGCTTCCGTCCTCTTGGTACATTGTCTtcaattggggcggcagggtagcctagtggttagagtgttggactaataaccgaaaggttgcaagttctaatccctgagctgacaaggtacaaatctgtcattctgtccctgacctggcagttaacccactgttcttaggctgtcactgaaaataagaatttgttcttaactgacttgcctagtaaaatacaaaacctaggctcatggttctcacccccttccatagacagtAATTTTGACAACTTCCGGAGTACGTCCTCCAACaaatcagagctcttgcagcatgaactgacatgtccacccaatcaaaggatcagagaattaatctaatactgaaagcataagctacagctagctagcactgcagtgcataaaatgtggtgagtagttgactcaatgagagagaaagacaatagttgaacagttttgaacaaattcatttcttccaaaattaaggagaagcaagagagagagcgagagagagagcgagagagagagagagcgagagagagagagagagagagagagagagagagagagagagagagagatagctagctCTACGCAGCCACACTCCACAGTCCTGTGTCTGGTCAGGAGAATAATCTAAGGAACACAAACCAAAATACAATATATATTAAATATCATATCATACATTCATATCATAATCATCACATTCAATCTGCAGCCTTAGACAACAATCAACAGTGATTGCTAAACTCCACAGGCCTCTGTTGACGTCCATTCCATGAATTCTAACCACAATGGTGGCAGAGAACACTGATGCTAAGGTGACGGTAACAGCCATGGTCTGGTAGTCCAGAGCAGAGTTATAGAAAACCCCCAGGGGCATGAAGAAGAGGACCAGGGAGGTGTAGAGGGCATAGAACAGGGTGGCAGTCAGCAGCCAGGGGTTGAACAGCTCCTGTCACTGGCCAACCTTATGGAGCTCAGACTGCCCTCTGCACTCATCTCCTGTAGCAGGGAGGAGATCAACAACAGTATGGTAAGGGTCAGGAGTGTTTCCATGACCACATGGAGTAAAATAAACTCTGGGCCCCTAGGGCCCTACCCTAGGGGGAGGCCTTTCTCTTATCTCTTACCTTCTCAAAAAGCCCAGGCATTCTACTGGCATGTCGGTGTAGAAGACGTTGTACAGGATGATGAACCAATTCTCATACAGAGACTGGAAGAAAACAGCCCAGAAAAAGGCAAAAACATTGGGGTCTGTTAAAAAAGGTTGTAGTTCCATTTATGATGCAAAACCAATGTGACCAGTTGGACCATCTAACCTGGGCACTGAAGCCATTGAAGAAGCTGAACCAGATGTGTACCAGAGCAAAGCCGCTACCTACATTAcctctactaacctgtaccccagcgcATTGACTTGgaaccggtaccctctgtatatagcctcattattgatatttacattttttatttttttacatttattttatttggtcaatattttcttaactctttcttgaactgcactgttggttaagggcttgtaagtacgcatttcacggttgtattcggcgcaggtgacaaataaagtttgatttgatttgtacaggAAGTAGCGCAGGAAGACAGCGATGCTGCGGTACGACCAGCTTCTGTGGACCAATAGGAGTCTCTATAGGAAGCTGAACTGGGGCAGGGCATAGTCAGCATTCTGCACTGCCTGACCCCCctctacaccagccaaacctacCCCTATATGAGCCGGTAGAggaaggagaagggggagagggagcgagagagagagagagaaaacatgttAAATACAACCTGCCTTCGAACAGACATAATTTCACTGCCAACCTCTCTGTCCATCACACTCACCGTTGATCAGGTTCACATTGTTGGCATCTTCGCCTATCGCCATGGTGATGGAGGTGGTGTGTTTCCCAATGAGCATGACCACATCAGCCTTCTGGCCCGGAGTGACACGACAACACAGCACTGACTGGCACAGCCCTGCCAGGGACATGAACCTGGCACCCACAGGAAGTAGCGCAGGAAGACAGCGATGCTGCGGTACGACCAGCTTCTGTGGACCAATAGGAGTCTCTATAGGAAGCTGAACTGGGGCAGGGCATAGTCAGCATTCTGCACTGCCTGACCCCCctctacaccagccaaacctacCCCTATATGAGCCGGTAGAggaaggagaagggggagagggagcgagagagagagaaaacatgttAAATACAACCTGCCTTCGAACAGACATAATTTCACTGCCAACCTCTCTGTCCATCACACTCACCGTTGATCAGGTTCACATTGTTGGCATCTTCGCCTATCGCCATGGTGATGGAGGTGGTGTGTTTCCCAATGAGCATGACCACATCAGCCTTCTGGCCCGGAGTGACACGACAACACAGCACTGACTGGCACAGCCCTGCCAGGGACATGAACCTGGCACCCACAGGAAGTAGCGCAGGAAGACAGCGATGCTGCGGTACGACCAGCTTCTGTGGACCAATAGGAGTCTCTATAGGAAGCTGAACTGGGGCAGGGCATAGTCAGCATTCTGCACTGCCTGACCCCCctctacaccagccaaacctacCCCTATATGAGCCGGTAGAggaaggagaagggggagagggagcgagagagagagaaaacatgttAAATACAACCTGCCTTCGAACAGACATAATTTCACTGCCAACCTCTCTGTCCATCACACTCACCGTTGATCAGGTTCACATTGTTGGCATCTTCGCCTATCGCCATGGTGATGGAGGTGGTGTGTTTCCCAATGAGCATGACCACATCAGCCTTCTGGCCCGGAGTGACACGACAACACAGCACTGACTGGCACAGCCCTGCCAGGGACATGAACCTGGCACCCACCCTCTGGCCTGGCGTCAAACTCTGCCTGAACACTATCAACATGACACTTCCTTTTGTGTGATGCTTTTCTTGAGAAGAAGCAACAAGAGAAGGCAGCCTTCAGATAAAAAGAGTGTTTACTAGACTCAGAGCAAAGAAATGATACGGATCATCACTAAGCTATAAGATATTCAGTCTTGTAGTCTTAAGACGAGCTCTAATAGTCCTTATCCATATGTTTACCAGTTCAGGGCCGGTGAGGACCAATGCTGATTTCTCTCCAGCCATCTTTCTGTCCACACGCCATAGTTATGTCTCTTTGCCCTTGGAGAAAGTCCTCTCTGGATCAGGAGAAGACTGCCTGCGGGAGGAAACACACTAATAGATACAGCATATTGGAAAAGTatagtcaatgtgtgtgtgtgtccgtgcatgttgtgtagccgtgtgtgtgtgtgtgtgtgtgtgtgtgtgtgtgtgtgtgtgtgtgtgtgtgtgtgtgtgtgtgtgtgtgtgtgtgtgtgtgtgtgtgtgtgtgtgtgtgtgtgtgtgtgtgtgtgtgtgtgtgtgtgtgtgtgtgtgtgtgtgtgtgtgtgtacatatgtcTGACCTCAGTTCCTCCCCTTCTAATAGTCTGGTATCAGGATCCAGAAGTCTGCAGGAGTATCATATGTTCACCGCTGTCtcttcagagagaaagagagagacagtgacagagagacagacagagggattgATGACTGAGAAGAACAGAACATTGAGAGTTTTCTCCACTCAGTATGGTGTGGTTCCATACCTTTCTTGTCCCCGGTCAGCACCCAGACTTGGAGTCCAGCCTGTCTGAGCAAGGAGATTGTCTCAAGGACCCCGTTCTGCAGCCAGTCCTCTATAGCCGTCACCCTTAAACCTAGCACCTGCACAACAGGAACCAGGATATACAGAGAGTTTATCACTATGATAGTGGATCACATTACAATTATGTAAAGCTTTCATGAGTTTCCTTGATTGGCATCATCCGTTGGAGCATAGTGGTTTTCATCAAATCCCATCGTATGAACATACTGTAACGCAGTGCCCTGATTATGAGGATTCCTTTACATCTCTCTCCATGTCGTCAGACAGCTGATCCAGCATGTCCTTATGGTTACGGGTTGTCAAGGCAGTTCCACTCCTCCCATTAGGCCTAGGTACAGTATGTTCAGTATGTTCAGTATGTTTAGTATGTTCAGTATGTTTAGTATGTTTAGTATGTTTAGTACGTTCAGTACGTTCAGTACGTTCAGTACGTTCAATACGTTCAGTACGTTTAGTACGTTTAGTACGTTCAGTACGTTCAGTACGCTCAGTACGTTCAGTACGTTCAGTACGTTCAGTACGTTTAGTACGTTTAGTACGTTCAGTACGTTTAGTACGTTTAGTACGTTCAGTACGTTCAGTACGTTCAGTACGTTCAGTATGCTCAGTATGCTCAGTATGTTTAGTATGTTCAGTATGTTCAGTATTTTTTGTATGTTCAGTATGTTCAGTATGTTCAGTATGTTTAGTATGCTCAGTATGCTTAGTATGTTTAGTATGTTTAGTATGTTCAGTATGTTCAGTTTGTTTAGTATGTTCAGTATGTTTACTATGTTCagtatgtttagtgtgttcagTATGTTCAGTATGTTTAGTATGTTTAGTATGTTCAGTATGTTTAGTATGTTTAGTATGTTCAGTATGTTTAGTATGTTTATTATGTTCAGTATGCTCAGTATGTTTAATATGTTCAGTGTGTTTAGTATGTTcagtatgtttagtgtgtttagtatgTTCAGTATGTTCAGTATGTTTAGTATGTTCAGTATGTTCAGTATGTTCAGTATGTTTAGTATGTTCAGTATGTTCAGTATGCTCAGTAGGCTTAGTATGTTCAGTATGTTCAGTATGTTTAGTATGTTCAGTATGTTCAGTATGTTCAGTATGTTCAGTATGTTCAGTATGTTTAGTATGTTTAGTATGTTCAGTATGTTCAGTATGTTCAGTATGTTCAGTATGTTTAGTATGTTCAGTATGTTTAGTATGTTCAGTATGTTTAGTATGTTCAGTATGTTCAGTATGTTTAGTATGTTCAGTATGTTCAGTATGTTCAGTATGTTCAAGGCTCTCAGACAGGACAGGGCAACAGCTAGAAGAGGGCAGGAATATACCTGATGAGATGTTGCATGAGATCTGTTTGTTCTGCTTActctatgtagtgtgtgtgtgtgtgtgtgtgtgtgtgcgtgcgtgcgtgcgtgcgtgtgtgtgcacgtgtacgTTTGTGTTTTACATCTAAGGCTTTCTCAGTGCTCTCCAGATGTGGACAGTCTTTTTGTAGTCTCTCCAAGATCACTATGTCAGCACCTTTACAGTATAACTTCAGCCCTCCCTCTGGCTCCCGCACTGCACACACAACAACATACATCAGAGGATAGAACAGAGCTACACATGTCAGGAGAATACATCAAGACCAGAGACTGGGGgatagagagatgaagggagagaaagggaaaggtGCCAGGATATGGGAGCTGTGGGGCAGATGCATCCAGTCTCACTCAGGTAGTCACTAGATAGCCATGCTAGAAAGGACAAAAGAGGCAATTCTGTCAGATCTTTTCAGAAAGTACATAATTAGGGTATATTTGTTAGGGGTAAGCTCAGGGTTATATATTCATCCTTCTAGCATGGTCAAATCGTAACGTCAGTCTCACCCAGTACAGACATGTCTGGTGAAGTCGAGCAGGGTGAGGGAGCTGGTAGTGGCGTTTGAGGCCCAGCTCACTGACTGTCAGAGAgtccctggtcctggagaggaagacccagcccagctccctgcctgcccACACCAGGGCCTCTTCGTCTGGGGCTGCAGCCTGGTACACCAGGGCGCCTGGAACAAACACCATAAAACAGAACTGTATTTCTGTATCAGGATGACATGCAGTTTCCTACTTCTTGAGAGAGTTTAGTACAATTTTGTTTTACTGTATGGGAAATGATTTACCTAGTTAAACTAACTACACAACAATTACTTGTTTGCCTTCACATTTCTTCCattctggcagagtgccagtgcAGTGAGGAACTTTCTGCTCTGTGTGCACTGCTGCCCCCTCAACCTGTCCTCCCCCGCTGGTCAGACAGATACAGACCCCCT is from Salvelinus alpinus chromosome 16, SLU_Salpinus.1, whole genome shotgun sequence and encodes:
- the atp8b3 gene encoding LOW QUALITY PROTEIN: phospholipid-transporting ATPase IC (The sequence of the model RefSeq protein was modified relative to this genomic sequence to represent the inferred CDS: inserted 4 bases in 3 codons; deleted 2 bases in 2 codons; substituted 9 bases at 9 genomic stop codons); the encoded protein is MYLWMGQWACGEWGIVQAVFLSSKLLKLNNLTDSVARRCSDSQINNXCDVLISQSFSPSQWKDECVGDVLRLHIDQIIPVSDLLLLCSSEPHSLCYLETADSDGXETNMKXLQVLAATHTEMTTDPTEQTVAAFNGIVLCEGPNSHPRTIXGELHXRGEHHPLDGEHILLSGTVLCNADTAYGMFIYTGSDSKILCNVGRLRVKMTQIEKALNEVGIVVSDRDLNEIVIVVSDRDLNEIVIVVSDRDLNEVIIVVCDRDLNEVIIVALNEIVIVVSDRDLNEIVIVVSDRDLNEVIIVVSDRDLNEVVIVVSDRDLNEVVIVVSDRDLNEVVIEALNEGIIVVSDRDLNEVIIVDLNEVIIVVSDRDLNEVIIVVSDRDLNEVIIVDLNEVIIVVSDRDLNKLIIVVSDRDLNEVIIVVSDRDLIEVVIVLRDASISAEESQTLDLSWNLFSXGGLYLSDQRXEDRLRGQQCTQSRKFLTALALCQNGRNFCFMVFVPGALVYQAAAPDEEALVWAGRELGWVFLSRTRDSLTVSELGLKRHYQLLTLLDFTRXMSVLVREPEGGLKLYCKGADIVILERLQKDCPHLESTEKALDVKHKRTRAHTRTHARTHTHTHTHTHYIDKHTEHTKQTEHTEHTKHTKHTKHTEHTKHTEHTEHTEHTKNTEHTEHTKHTEHTEHTERTERTERTERTKRTKRTERTKRTKRTERTERTERTERTERTERTKRTKRTERIERTERTERTERTKHTKHTKHTEHTKHTEHTEHTVPRPNGRSGTALTTRNHKDMLDQLSDDMERDVLGLRVTAIEDWLQNGVLETISLLRQAGLQVWVLTGDKKETAVNIXYSCRLLDPDTRLLEGEELRQSSPDPERTFSKGKETXLWRVDRKMAGEKSALVLTGPELAEFDARPEGGARFMSLAGLCQSVLCCRVTPGQKADVVMLIGKHTTSITMAIGEDANNVNLIKPAHIGVGLAGVEGGQAVQNADYALPQFSFLXRLLLVHRSWSYRSIAVFLRYFLYKSSGFALVHIWFSFFNGFSAQSLYENWFIILYNVFYTDMPVECLGFLRRALGAQNECRGQSELHKVGQXQELFNPWLLTATLFYALYTSLVLFFMPLGVFYNSALDYQTMAVTVTLASVFSATIVVRIHGMDVNRGLWSLAITVDCCLRLQIECDDYDMNV